A segment of the Pirellulales bacterium genome:
GTCGCGCTATCCATCGATTATTGACCGTGGGACAGGAAGAGGACAAACGCGAGGAAGGGATGGGAGTTCGCTACCCCTTCTTCCAAACCGTATCGATCGCAACCGAGAGCGGCGAGTGTCAGGTGGCCTTCTGTCGTGATATCTCGAACGACGGCATTGGTCTGATGCACAGGATGCCGATCGCGCCGGGCGAAGTATCCGTCACCTTTACATCGCGGCGTGGCTGTGTCACGAAGGTGTCCGTCCGAATTGTGTGGTGCCGTGTGGGGGGCGAAGGATGGTACATCAGCGGCGGCTACGTGTTGTCGGTGCCCACGGTAGAAGAGACCGAAAGCGAAGAGTAACTAGCAAAGTCCCATTCAGCACCAGTCTGAGTGATGGATGAATGCAGCCACCGCCCGGTCCGCGGCAGCGGTTCTCTTGGCTATTCTGTGCCTGCATGATATGCGACAATCTGGCTCGTCTCGATCTCCTCTCTGCCGGCGGCGAGGTTTCCATGACGCGCCACTTTAGCTGCGTAGTAGTGCTGCTCTGTGCATGTGTACTCGCCTTTATCACACCAGCAACAGGCCAAGAAAACTGGACCAGGTTTCGTGGCCTTGACGCAAGTGGCGTCGTTGCCGACGATCCCCGGCTGCCCGACAGTTGGAACCAAAGCACATCGGTGCAATGGAAGGCCACTATCCCCGGTTGGGGGTGGGGTAGCCCGATCATTTGGGGTGACCGGGTGTTCGTCTCGGCCGTGCACAGCGACGAGGAGTATGTAAAGCCCAAGGGAGGTCTCTATCTCGGTCTGGGACGCGGTGAGCCTCCCGATTCGGTTCACCACTGGATGGTGTATTGCCTGAGCCTGCAGACCGGCGAGTTACTTTGGAGCCGCGAAGCCCACACGGGCAAGCCGCTGATTCCGCGACATCCTAAGAACACATACGCGGCCGAGACGCCTACCACTGATGGCAAGCGCCTGTATGTGCTCTTTGGAGATGTCGGCCTTTATTGCTACCAGTTCGACGGAACGCCGGTTTGGTCCCACGAGATTCCGCCCAAAAAATCGTACTTAGGCTATGGGGCCGCTGCTTCGCCCGTCGTGCAAGGCGATCAAGTCATCATGGTATACGACAACGTCGAGGAGTCGTACATCGCCGCGCTCGACAGCGTCACGGGTTCGACGCGCTGGACGACTGCACGAGACGAAAAGAGCACTTGGGCGACACCGCTCGTTTGGCAGCACGAGGGCACAACCGAGATCGTTACCTCGGGCCGCAAGGAGATCCGATCTTATTCGCCCCGCGGCGAAGTGCTCTGGCACTTCGAAGGGCGCATGTCGTCGCTAACTATTCCGTCTCCCTTTGTTGTCGGCGACCTTTTGTATATCACATCAGGCTATTTCCAGGATAAGCAGCGGCCGGTCTATGCCATTAAGCCTGGAGCCACAGGCGACATTACCTTGGGCGAGGGGGAAAGCTCGAACGAGTTCATCAAATGGTCCCTCGATAAAATGGGGCCGTACAACACGTCGCCGATCGTCTACCGCGGCCTCTATTACACGCTATTGGATCAGGGGATGATTACGTGTCACGACGCCCAGACCGGCGAACTGGTCTTCAATCGTACGCGCTTTCCACAGGGAGCCAGCTTCACGGCCTCCCCTTGGGCATATAACGGCAAGGTGTTTTTTCTGAGCGAAGCCGGAGACACGTACGTCATGCCGGCGGGGCGCGAGTTCGCGGTCGAACGAGTCAACGCGCTCGACGAATTGTGCATTGCGACGCCTTCCATCGCGCAGGGCAAACTGCTCATTCGCACGGCGTCCCAGGTCTATTGCCTTAGCGCGGTCGGAACTCAGGAGAGTGCGGTTGGCAAGTGAGCATGTTGGCGTGGCCCAAAGGAATCGCGCCTGAGGCAATGCCCGAACGAAGCAGATGTGTGCTGACGCGGCCGCTGATCAATCGCGGCGAACAGTTGGTCAGCAGGAACTCGGGCAACTGGGCTTAGCACGACAATCGACGGCGGCGAACGGATCGTTGCCTCTATAGGCTACTTCCGTGCTCAAGTGCCGAGGCGATTTTTTCAGCAGAAGGTCGAGCGATAAAGCGTGCAGGGCGATAAATAGTTTGTACTTTTCGCTGGCCGTCGAGCAGCAGAATTGTTGGCGCTGCGCTGTCGCCGCCGTCGGGGGCCGAGTGCTGATTGATCAGGTCGATGGCGCTCGACAATTCCCGTTGGGCGTCAGATACGACCGTCAGATGGGGATAGTCCCGCTGCGTTTGCACGGCCGCGTCGACGTCCTCGATTGAGACGACGACGACATTCGCCCCCAGGCGACCGATTTGCTCGTGTTGAGCTTCCAACTCTTTGAGTTGCGTCATGCAGAAGGGGCACCATCGACCCTGAAAGAACACGAGCGCCGTCGGGCGATTCTGTTGGAAGTAGGATGCGTCAATTTCCGAGCCATCTGCAAGCGTCGCGTGAAACGCGGGAATGGTGCTCCCCGCGACCACGGGACCTTTGTAAGTCGGCAGCACCGTAGCTCCCAGCAGAAAGAACCATTCCAGTCCTGCGAGTGCAAAGCAAAAGATAGCAATGCCTAATCGGGGCAGGCGTACTGGAGCCACGGCCGCACGCAACACCAGCAACGCGGCCAGAGATCCACCTAACGGTAGATACCAAGGCGTGATTAGTAATCGAGCCCACAGGGCTTGCAGAAGGAAGATCGGGATCAGAGAAACTGCCAGGACCGTCCCGATCCAAAATAGGCGCCGCCGCGAATTGTCGCCCCCCCCACTGCCGAGCGCGATATCGGAAACTTTCGTGGGGGTATTAATTGTGGTCATGGCCATTGCTCCGCGACGAGTTTCGGACACATTGTCAGAACTGTGCATTCAGCAATCATCATAACAGCTTCACGCGCGGGCGTTTCTTGCGATTTGTGGCCGCGGGGAACGAGGCCAGCGCAATGTCGGCGATGCGACGCAATTCGGCGCGGGTTGCGCCACCCGCCGCCTGCACGGCGATTCCCTGCGTGACCGTGGCGACGTAGCGGGCAAGATCGGCCGGATTGGTACCGCTGGGCAAGTCCTTCTCGCGGATCGCCCGTTCGAATCGTTTGCGCAGGGCCGTCTGGGCCGCCGCGCGTTGCCGGGCCATCTCCTTGCGCAGGCAATCGGCCGCATCTCCGCAGGCCAACGCACCTTGCACCATGAAGCAACCGCGCGGATAGCGTGGGTCGGTCGCCATATCGATGCTGCCCAACAGCAATCGCTCGACCACACCTCGTGCTGTCGATTCGTTGAGTGCCGAAGCCACATGCGATGCCGGCCCGGCGAGATAGCGATCGATCGCCTTACGAAACAGCGACTCCTTATTGCCGAAAGCGGCATACAGGCTAGGGCGATTGATGCCCATGGCCTTGGTCAGATCGGGCAGTGTGGCCCCCTGATATCCCTTGCGCCAAAAGACCTTCAGCGCGCGGTCGAGCGCTTGGTCGACGTCGAATTCTCGCGGTCTTCCGGTCGGCACGTGCAGCCCTCTATTTCTTACCAAATGGTACACTACGCACCTTGACCGGCCAAGGCGACGCTCCTAATCTTTACCATCCGGTACAAAACTAAGCCTAGTACATAAGGAACCATTACCATGTCGGGAAAGCTGTCAGGAAAAGTCGCGGTCGTTACAGGCGCGTCGAAGGGAATCGGGGCCGCCATCGCTCAGCATCTTGCAGCCGAGGGCGCCGCAGTAGTCGTCAACTATTCGTCGAGCAAGGAAGGAGCCGATCGCGTGGTCGGCGAGATCGCCAAAAAGGGTGGCAAGGCGG
Coding sequences within it:
- a CDS encoding PilZ domain-containing protein; translation: MRFDQSATGDLSMFCEWPELPHCGRAIHRLLTVGQEEDKREEGMGVRYPFFQTVSIATESGECQVAFCRDISNDGIGLMHRMPIAPGEVSVTFTSRRGCVTKVSVRIVWCRVGGEGWYISGGYVLSVPTVEETESEE
- a CDS encoding PQQ-binding-like beta-propeller repeat protein — encoded protein: MTRHFSCVVVLLCACVLAFITPATGQENWTRFRGLDASGVVADDPRLPDSWNQSTSVQWKATIPGWGWGSPIIWGDRVFVSAVHSDEEYVKPKGGLYLGLGRGEPPDSVHHWMVYCLSLQTGELLWSREAHTGKPLIPRHPKNTYAAETPTTDGKRLYVLFGDVGLYCYQFDGTPVWSHEIPPKKSYLGYGAAASPVVQGDQVIMVYDNVEESYIAALDSVTGSTRWTTARDEKSTWATPLVWQHEGTTEIVTSGRKEIRSYSPRGEVLWHFEGRMSSLTIPSPFVVGDLLYITSGYFQDKQRPVYAIKPGATGDITLGEGESSNEFIKWSLDKMGPYNTSPIVYRGLYYTLLDQGMITCHDAQTGELVFNRTRFPQGASFTASPWAYNGKVFFLSEAGDTYVMPAGREFAVERVNALDELCIATPSIAQGKLLIRTASQVYCLSAVGTQESAVGK
- a CDS encoding redoxin domain-containing protein produces the protein MTTINTPTKVSDIALGSGGGDNSRRRLFWIGTVLAVSLIPIFLLQALWARLLITPWYLPLGGSLAALLVLRAAVAPVRLPRLGIAIFCFALAGLEWFFLLGATVLPTYKGPVVAGSTIPAFHATLADGSEIDASYFQQNRPTALVFFQGRWCPFCMTQLKELEAQHEQIGRLGANVVVVSIEDVDAAVQTQRDYPHLTVVSDAQRELSSAIDLINQHSAPDGGDSAAPTILLLDGQRKVQTIYRPARFIARPSAEKIASALEHGSSL
- a CDS encoding TetR/AcrR family transcriptional regulator, producing MPTGRPREFDVDQALDRALKVFWRKGYQGATLPDLTKAMGINRPSLYAAFGNKESLFRKAIDRYLAGPASHVASALNESTARGVVERLLLGSIDMATDPRYPRGCFMVQGALACGDAADCLRKEMARQRAAAQTALRKRFERAIREKDLPSGTNPADLARYVATVTQGIAVQAAGGATRAELRRIADIALASFPAATNRKKRPRVKLL